Genomic window (Lycium barbarum isolate Lr01 chromosome 2, ASM1917538v2, whole genome shotgun sequence):
ctaaaaaaataaaaaattaatttagcCTAAAAAATTAATTCATAGGATGGGCATTCAAGATCATGTAAGAAAATCAAATAACTCATCACCCACCGATCAGGCTCAAGACCCACTCACATGCTTAGAACTGAATATCTAGAACATGAATAACATAAAATGGAACCGAACAACGGCTAAATCGTGAATCGTGGCGAATTTGATTATGATaccatgataaaaaaaaaaaaatactgatCCTAATTTAACGATAAAAGTTAGCGCATGAGGTGATTATTGTCCAATACTACATAATGCGACCAAATAATCGATCAATATATCTCAACAtacattttaatttaattttaaagaGAAGTTAATTACTACTTCTATAAAAGAGGACAAGTTGACAACCGACACCGTACTGGCTTAGCGGCTAAGTACAAACACGTAGTGTTATGGCCGTTATTGGATCACGGAGAAACATACGGCTAATCCGCCCACTGTTTTTTACTTTTTTACCGTAGTTTTAAAATACAACTGGGCCGTACAAGAAGGTTGGAAAGGGCCCAGTGGGTCTGTGGGTCCGTGGGAGGCCCGTGACCCTGTTTCAGTACAACTAAGCATCTTCGAACCTAGACGTTCTTCATAAAAGGAAAAGCCCCTCACTGTTTTAACGTGGGCTGTtaaaatatttgaagaaaatgGCTTGTTGGACTAATATTATATTCAGTTTTGTTTTTTCTTTGATTTCTGTTACtatacgtgtttatcttgctttgatTATCGCATTAACTGTTTTTTTCTGAATGCTATGTAATGCTTTTATAACGAATTATTTCGCTGTTGTTTTTGCTTTCATTTCggtattttcttttttaaattgcTTCGAAATGCTTTACTTAAGTCGAGAGTCTATCAGAAAcaatatctagctctatcagataGGGGCAAGATTTTCGTATACTCTACGCTCTTCAGACTCACCTGTAaaattacactgagtatgttgttgtgtCGTTGGTGAGCTATTGAGAAAATTGTTTATTGGCCCATTTGAAGGGTCTGTAAGTTGGGTCCCACTTCAAATGGGGCTTGATGAGTCCCAAGAAGGTGCCATGTCAACTTCTGAAGCTTACGTGAGATAACGGTATTCCTTGAGAAACGGGCCGAATAAGTATGAACAGGGGACTCTTTTGTGCCATGTCATCAATCCAGGGCCCACACCACACGACCTACTTGAAATATTTTTATCCTTTATTTGGATCCTACTTAAATTTTACTTTGGTGTTTTAAAATAGTAGTAGTGGACATACAACTTTTGGGGTCGTTTAATTGCGAGGATAGGATAGATTACAGAATTAATTATTTGACCTTTTAAATGAGATAGCTAATTCtattattttaatataaaataatttttgagattAACTAATACTCATAATCAAGCATGGGATAAAGTAATTTCGCATTTTATCTCAAGATTGTTATTGTTATTTATTATCTCACCAATCAAACAAATCTTTTAGTGTAATTTATTTGATATAATTTGATTCAACATGAAATTTTAAAAACTATTAAATTGTATGGTCTTAAACATGTTAAGATATTTATATGACTATGCGATTTTGAAACTTATTATTTGATATAGTTTGATTCAACacgaaattttaaaaattattaaattgtATAGTCTTAAACATGTTGAAAGATTTATATGACTATGCGATTTTGAAACTTATTTGTATTAAACATGTCATAACATGTGACTATAAGAGTTCACTTTCATAACGTTTTTAATCATTGCTGCCAAATTTGATCTCTTTACTATCTTATTAATTACTATATATAGAGTACTCTAGAAAATAAAACTTTAATTTTAGTGATTAATTTATTGGGGATGTCGGTTTTGTAGCAATCTTATCAAGAACAATATCCACAAACATAAAAATGCAAAAGTATAATCTATATCACACACAAAAGAAAAAGCTGAATCAAAATTCATGCACTTAACCCAGAGATCCTCAAATGATTTACAGACAATTGGCATTACCCTTCACAATCTTAACATATATTCCCAAAATCCATTTTAATATATTTGCCTCGACCACTCAATAATTCATAAAAGTGCAGTATATATGTCTcaatcaaaaacaaaaacttttaaTTTTTCGTCACAATTTGATATAGTATATAAATTGAAAAAGGATTATTTATAAATGGATATGTGCATGTTGGGGTGAAATTGGTTTTAAATTTAGGAAATATTGCTGTTAGTTTGGAGGTATATTTGCAGAAAACATTGAACAATGTTGGATAAATAAATGAATAATAAAAAATGTTGGATAAATGAAGAGTGATCCTTAAATCAGAGCAAGTGGGGGCATTTCTGCAGATAAAGACTTTCTGGGGGGATGAATTTGTACCTTTCTTAAGCATGCGGGACCATAATTGGTTTCCTACTGCCCCTTCTTGATACTTTTTATTATTTCAATTTTGTCCCAATTAATTTGAGACATCCAAAAATCTCTGACCAAAACTCACTATAAAGTAAGCCAAAAGACCACTGCACTATTAATTTTGATTATAAAGCCCACATGTCATAGTATTTATGttgaaagggtcaaatatactctaAAAGAAAAATTAGATGTGTGAACCAATCATATTTTAGCTGAAATATTATTCAAGTTGAATTTCCCGGGCTATGATAGAGTAATAGATTAGGAGAAAAACATTTGGAAGCTAGCTTAATATTGTTAAAGAAATTAATAAAGGCAAGATGGGCCATCCTTGCACATGGGTAATGGTCAGATATGGAGAACCCTAAAAATTGTTTATATTTCATTTATGGAAATGTAAAACACTCAAGCTTATTTTGTTTTCTATAAGAAAGTAAAAATAATGATATTTAAAGTAGAACAAGAGCAtcttgttgtgtatatatgtccAACAACCGATTGGCACAGCTACTTTGCTAGGTTGATCAAATTAAAACACTCACAGTGTTCAGTTTTGACTATAACCAAATAAGTTACTAAATACATATGTAAATTTATTTCTTAATTAAATTGTAAATATCAACTGTAATCACACTAAATTTAGATTCTGCATAACAATATACTAAGAGAAAAATTGCATAAACCTTTGGGAGGTACTTCCGTTCTTCTTTGTTGTGGCAACGTTAAATCCCATCTGTCGCTTTCTTGCAAGTGGCCATCTGGTATACTGGAGGACGCATCTGACATGAGAGGACAAGGAAGAACGCTCCTCTGGTATACCAGTTATCATGGCCACTCTAAACATAatcaaatgtagaacgaataactGCTGAAAGCATCAAAGTAGTAAGACTACTCCAAAATGAGTGCTTTCCTATTCTGGCTTTTACAGAGCCTCTGCTAGCAAAACCGAGACAACAATAGGTTTTGTACCTTGCAGGAATAGAGCGACAAGAGTTTTTTTGAGAATTCAAGAGAGGGTCACAATCAGACGAACGGTTTATCATTAGGATAGAAGTCAAATAAAAGTAcagcaatttttttatttttttttgtggtaATGAAGACCTGACATGTGGGAGGTTTTTGGAGCTTCGACTTTCGACAATTCGTGCGTTCAAAATGCATTTGGAAAGCACACGAACTCCACTATGCCTGTTCTCTACTATCTTTTTGTTCCCAAGATAGCCTGGGATACTAATAAAGCCGCTAATTACCAAATTAGATAATGTTAATTTTCaatttaaatatttaattaaGGATGACACAGTTGTTGGTATTGGTGGTGtattttattttctaaaagatcaTATATAGCTGGTTTTAGGGGAAGATAAAGAGTTCAGTACTGTACCAAAGATTCCAAAAACAACTGTTGCTTAGAATTTTATGTTTTCTTGATTGTGGAAATGTTAACTAGCGGCTTCGAGGAAAAACAAAACATAATTAATTATCCAATTGCTCATTTCTTGTACTGTCTTTTGTTTTGAACCAATAGTTAGTTGGTATGGCAGGCCTTTATTGAACTTATTGCTCTAAATTAGATCTAGAATTGGTACAAACATAGAAATTTTGTACGGTCACTACTCACACGCACGATTTATAAAGTGGATTTATCGAGTGCAAGCATATTCACTACCTTCAACTTGAACTACATATAGTAAAAACATTAATgtttaaaaatataatgaattTATATCAAGtccatactcattatcatgaaaAGTGGTAGGGAGGAGTGCAATGATACTTTACACTTACTAACTTAAAATCTTGGTTCTGTCGTTGAACTTACCATGCATAGTTAATTCTTTCTAGAGTGGCTCATGCCCGTAAATAGTATCAAGTATCAACGGGTTTTGGTCTTACAGTTCACTCAATGATTACCATTGGGAATTTGGGATTCCGAACATCATAGAATAGATATGCATTGTAATTAATATATAGCAGTCTGTTTCGCCTATAAGTAGATAACATGTTGCTCCCAAACTCAAACCATTTGGGACTCAATTGCTATTTTTTGTACTCTAAGGGATCGTTTAGTTAGACGGATAAAGGAGAACTTTATTCCTTATTTGGTTGAACTTTTGATTATTATGTTATAAGCAATTCAAGATTATTTATACCACAATTATAGTATTATTTTTATACCACATTCTATGTGGGATAAGAATCATGAGATTAGTAGTATCCGAATAAACCAACAAAATGGCATATTTGTCCTTCTCCAAAACTCTTCTCTAAAATCTTTTAGGAAACCCaagattaaaattgaaaataactATTAACTGCGTGTAACCAAACACATGTATTATACTTAGTATATCTCATTTTCAGTCCAACGAACCAAATATCAATATTAAATGATCCTATCATTATATAATCCCGTATTATAATTTTCATACTATATATAATCCAAATTTAACTTATTCACCGACCATACACATTACTAATTTACTTATAACTATGGTGCTCTAAGCTTACATCAGCCTTAACGTAGAAATCAACTTATGCTAAATTAAACATGTTCCTAACTTCACTTTAACAGTCCATGAAATATGAATTTTGGACTAATTAGACTTAATAAACCATATAATGAATAAGCAAAATCAAAAGGAAAACATATTTGAATGTCAGCGAACATGGCCACTACAAATCAAAATGTTGCATCAGTATCATGAATGATCGTCCAGATGGATTGGAAAATGAAAAGAGAACAAAACATGGAGGTTTCGTGTGTGCTTAAATTTGCTTTATTTAGTTAACTGTCGATAAGTAGCTATTATGCTTTTTATTTTCTTGGAAAGGGATATCAATTAAGTTGCACGGACTCTTTCTTCGATGCTGCACCCGTGTTGACAGGACATGGTGTGGGTGTGAGACCTGTACTGGATATAGTTAATCAATTTTGAGTATTTTAACCAAAACTGACTGAAAAATTTGAGACAGATACAATGATTTTTGAAATCAAAACAAAAGTTAGATTGAAATCATAACTTAGGCCTATGTTTTTTATCGTTAAAAATATTTGTATTAAAAGTCCGCAACCAGAAGGTGCTTTAAAGATATGTACAAGTTAACATCAGTGCTGAATGTGTAATGAACTCAAGAAGTaagggatggctcagtggttaagcacctccacccatgaccggtaggtcctgggttcgagtcacactggaggggaagtaaatcctcctaaaatgggaggggaaaaaaaaaaaaactcaagaaGTACTCAATCATGGCCTTTATATTATTTACAATAGTCATGtttcacaaaaaaattaaaaaaaaaatattactcaaTAATAATTACAAATTTAATCTTCCCGTTAAAAATACGTGCATTCCTTTCCTTTTAAATAGTCCCTCATAATATAAGCATATttttataactctatttttagatatttgaatcATTTTTAGTTGAATCACCGTAACGGTATCTATGTCCGAATCCTTACCCCCAAAGTTTAAAATTTAAATCATGAAGAATCTGAATTCTAGATTCGTACCCATATCAGACACCCGAACCCGAGTCTAAGCAACTTAGAATATCAATGTAaagcatttgatggatagataaACTTTGTATCAAGATTTAAAAGATCATTTTATACTTATGTgtataattaatatatatatatatatatatattttttggctATAACGAGGCTccatttatttttttcttcttcgtCGATAACAATAATCTAACCGACACAAATGAAAAAAGTCAAACCAGTTATGGAGAAAGAGCAGTGTAAGGTATTCGGGAAATTGTGGGGGTTATTAAATTATGTGTAATTTTGAACCTATCTATAAAAGTTAACAAATGAAACAAAAAGTGTGTTGCTTAAATatatttcatgaaaaaaaaaaatagacgatataaaaaataaaaaaaatcaatgtCCATAGCGGTAAATATTTTTGGACTTGAAGGAAATTAATCTACTCAAAATCTCATAAATTTTGATATATTTCTATTCACTTTGCCACACATGAAAATTGCTAATAATACCCATATTTAAAATTTTACGAAACTTAATTCGACTAGAAGTTGAAAAATCtcttttttatataattttgacTATAAAATTCTATTTGGACAAGATTTAAATAAACTAACATTTATCAAATCCTAAACAATTTAGATTTCTTACTCTAATTTTGAATTTGTCTTCAAATAGGATTTGCTCTCTCTCAAATCCAATTTGAACCAAATTGATGTTGAATTCATGTGAAACGAAACTAAAATTTCATCTTAATTTGAATGTTTACCCTCCACTTATTCTTACAAGCATCATAATTTTCTGTCCAAATCATAAGAATACTTTTATCTTGATAAGTGCATAAATATATCTATGTTTAACAATTGTTTTTAAATGATCTCCTTAAAGGAGAGCCGAAATTGGGTAACCCCCAAACTTTGCATGCAAATTTGCAAATTCGAAACATGCAGTGGCAAAAGTCGTCAAATTACTGTATATAGAAAAAGTGGCAATTATggtaaatattttaaaaaggaggTGCCATTTATTCAGCCAAACTCTTATATAAACCCGCGCTATCACCAATCTGAAAACCCTGGAAAAAAAATCCTTCACTATTTTCCATCTGCAAACAGAAACAATCAATCAATCAGTACACTAAagtcaaaaaaagaaaaggaaaataaattcTCTAATTTTCCTTTACACTTTctcgagaaaaaaaaaatgtcagcCTGCAGTAAAATCCGTTACATTGTACGACTCCGTCAAATGCTACGACGTTGGAGAAAGAAGGCCGCTATGACAGCTCGTCGTGTACCGTCCGATGTACCTGCCGGACACGTGGCAGTTACAGTAGGCACTGATAGCAAAAGATTCGTGGTGCGAGCGACGTATTTAAACCACCCATTATTCAAGAAACTCCTCTTGCGGGCCGAGGAAGAATACGGGTTCTCAAATTCAGGCCCGTTATCGATTCCTTGCGACGAGATATTGTTCGAGGAAATAATATGTTTCCTAGCCCGCTCCGAAGATAAGAACAACGTTGGTTGTTTCATTAATTTTGAGGATTTTCAGAGATACTGTCATGTGGGTATTCGTAGTAACATTGATTTCTGGGCTGATTCGAGACCACTTTTGAATGGAATCTCAGATAAATCCATTTGGTAATTATTATTGGAGAGGTGATATATtgaagagaaaaataaaaataaaagatgcTGCTGATTTTTGTTGACCCGGGTTCGACTCGTCCGAGTTAGTTCGCCTGCACAGTTAACTCACTTGACTCGGTTTGTTAATGAgtcttgcttcttcttttttttttttcctttttctttactaATTGAGAGGGAATTATTCTTTGCTTACCGGGATTATGGTAAGTTTAAAGGTTTTTCTTATAGGATTTAACTAATCATGTATTAATTGTTGCACTGTAAGTGTAATTTTTCGCATGTTATAATACGTAACTTACTTTATTGTTCTGATTATTAATTCACTTTGCATGAGCAGTTATATGTAGTTATCTTTTAGTCAGAGATAAATGTAGATAACTGTTTATGTTTTGTGAACTTAATAACccgaaaaaagaaaaagttaacATGTTATCACAAGTGATATTATACTAATAGtgtaatgtaaaaaaaaaaaaattaaatcctTTTTTATATACATCTTTTACAATGGTTGTGGGTGTGTGAGTCACGAGTCAAGTGTACTCCGGAGAATGTGATTGGGAGATGGCAAAACGGTGGGCGAGTCGTTTTTTACCACTGAGTCGTCCCGGGTTCGACGAGGAGACAAAATATTATGACACAAAGTTGAAAAAATGGAGAAAGCAGCAACGGATTATTCCTATTAATTATTGGATCATTGCTAGCttaatgtaaattttatttttgtgTAACGTGATTATTGTTGATTGATGAATGGAAACATGTAGAGAAAATTTAATCAACTATTGTTGATATAcatgtttttttgttttaatgAATATAGTATTCCCtctatcccaaaaagattgtccttttttttttttttttagtttgttccaaaaaaattgttttttttctatatttaaaaataatttaactttataagaTGATTTACCGTCatacaaatatctaagacttgttttagatcacacATTTTAAAagactttctttatttcttaaattttttatttcaaattaaaagagaataatttttttgaaacgGAAGTAGTATATTGTATGAGTTTTGTGTTGTTTATATCTAGTGTTGAATAATTGAGTAGTAACGTGCAGGCAGTTGTGGGAGTTATAATGATAACAACCCCATGTGAAAACCTGCAGTACTCTCTCTCGTACTACGTACTGTATTATTTTGGGTGGggtgtggggtgggggtgggatgGGTTGAGGGTGCGGGGTTGCGGGCTGGTGGGGGTTTAATGATGTTTTCGGTTTGACATGATTCTGTGTTTTGTCAATTAACATGAAACTCAACAACTTTGATATTAAATGAACGGCAAAGGCTCAAATATATCATTGAACTAACGAATGGCTCAagtatgccactcgtcaatagtttgggtCGAACTATCAAgaatggctcatccatgccatttttaaTAAAGTCgattttataataccagatatgataTTTGGCCACCAATTAGAGGTCCATGTCGTTTAATTAAATCGGCACaaattaaatcctaaattaaactaaaacccgacccacaaatctgtgttggtttaattaaacgacatGGACTTCTAATTGGAGGTcaagtgtcatatctggtattgtaaaaacGACTTTattgaaaaatggcatggatgagccattcTTGATAGTTctatggcataaatgagtcaaactattgacgagtggcataaatgagccatttccgatagttcgatgacatatttgagccttttccattAAATGAATGCATGATGTAGATGACATATTGTAAGTATTTTTTTGCGccgattgcccttcttttggggtggtctttaaattttgcccctcatatttgtggtctttaaattatgcccatCATATtgctgttctttaatttttgcccttcgcattgcaactctgagcgttcacgcagaaatcatgaggttctgagttcgaacccccgcttaagcataaattaaaaaaaaaattgcaagacaagaTTTGGGTCGCATGTATGCCGGACccaacatacttatgccttatgggcagacttggcataagtatgtcgggtccggcataactttggtaattccttaacaagtttataccggtgggggcatacttttaatgggtaaacttttatgccggacccaacataaacttgtgaaggaattaccaaagttatgccggacccggcatacttatgccaagtcttcccataaggcataagtatgtcgggtccggcataactttgataattcctttataagtgtatgccggtgggggcataacgaaatttaaactctgccttgcgattttttttttttaaattttgactgtgtaGGAGGTTCGAACCTGAAACTCATGGGTTTTagtcgaagggcaaaatttaaag
Coding sequences:
- the LOC132623858 gene encoding protein SMALL AUXIN UP-REGULATED RNA 12 yields the protein MSACSKIRYIVRLRQMLRRWRKKAAMTARRVPSDVPAGHVAVTVGTDSKRFVVRATYLNHPLFKKLLLRAEEEYGFSNSGPLSIPCDEILFEEIICFLARSEDKNNVGCFINFEDFQRYCHVGIRSNIDFWADSRPLLNGISDKSIW